Proteins encoded within one genomic window of Sebastes fasciatus isolate fSebFas1 chromosome 18, fSebFas1.pri, whole genome shotgun sequence:
- the nfkbiaa gene encoding nuclear factor of kappa light polypeptide gene enhancer in B-cells inhibitor, alpha a, whose amino-acid sequence MDVHRVSNHNQMDYNLDSMEPNNKNGKMWPCQEDRFDSGLDSLKEDELVSGLEDMNVNASSEDIRTQEYEPWRAAVTEDGDTLLHLAIIHEATEHAFQMIKLSHNHPFLNAQNHQRQTALHLAVITEQPQLVERLLKAGGDPRLADDSGNTALHIACKRGSLACFGVITQNSQRHITSMVTFPNYSGHNCLHLASINGYISLVESLVRLGADINAQEQCSGRTSLHLAVDLQNAALVRRLLELGADVNCSNYGGFTAYHLTYGRQNEEIRCQLYEKTAQELRELPESESDESDMEDLDSSEDELYDDIKFGK is encoded by the exons ATGGACGTGCACAGAGTATCTAACCACAACCAAATGGATTACAACTTGGACAGCATGGAGCCCAACAACAAAAACGGGAAAATGTGGCCTTGCCAGGAGGACCGCTTCGACAGCGGTCTGGACTCCCTGAAGGAGGACGAGCTGGTGAGCGGCTTAGAGGACATGAACGTGAACGCGAGCAGCGAAGACATCAGGACACAGGAATACGAGCCTTGGAGAGCTGCGGTCACGGAGGATGGTGACAC GCTTCTTCACTTGGCCATCATTCACGAAGCCACAGAACATGCCTTCCAGATGATCAAACTTTCACACAATCACCCCTTCCTCAACGCACAGAACCACCAGAGACAG ACTGCCCTCCACCTGGCGGTGATCACAGAGCAGCCCCAGTTGGTGGAACGGCTCCTGAAGGCCGGCGGCGACCCGCGTCTGGCCGACGACAGCGGCAACACGGCGCTCCACATCGCCTGCAAGAGGGGCTCCCTCGCCTGCTTCGGCGTCATCACCCAGAACTCCCAGCGCCACATCACCTCCATGGTGACCTTCCCCAACTACAGTGGACACAACTGTCTCCACTTGGCATCCATCAACGGCTACATTTCGTTGGTCGAGAGCCTCGTTCGGCTGGGCGCTGACATCAATGCACAG GAACAGTGCAGCGGGCGAACATCACTCCACCTCGCCGTGGATCTCCAGAACGCCGCCTTAGTGCGCCGCCTCCTAGAACTCGGCGCCGACGTCAACTGCTCGAACTACGGCGGCTTCACGGCGTACCACCTCACGTACGGCCGCCAGAACGAAGAGATCCGCTGCCAGCTGTACGAGAAGACGGCGCAGGAGCTGAGGGAGCTGCCCGAAAGCGAGTCGGAtgagagcgatatggaggatctgGACTCGTCGGAAGATGAG CTGTACGATGACATAAAGTTCGGAAAGTAA